The Penaeus monodon isolate SGIC_2016 chromosome 8, NSTDA_Pmon_1, whole genome shotgun sequence sequence TCTGGCCCACTTTAGTAACATTCTGGAAACCTGCCCTACAATGGTGAGTATGGTGTGGGTAGGTTTCTGATATTCATACACACGTGTACATGAAAATTCATTGTCCAATTCATCACATCTCTGAAATTACCGATTTGCTCCTCAAAGATAAACCAGCTGTTCAAGCAGCTACCTTTTATATTGAAGCACTAAATGTGAAAAATACAAGGATGATCTTATTAATCAAAAGTGCAAGATGaaattatacacattttataattacaatttattgattataatacagaatttatatctgaaaaataatataattcttttaaaaagtatataaatattcatgttgGATGCTAATACATTACAGAAGGCTTAGAACTATATAGATTTGCATTGATCGTTGCAGTTCCTCAGTTCAGgaaaagaatactaataataaaaatgtatttatatcagTCTTTTCCCACAAAAAGTTGCACAGCAATCCACAGCAACATGTATCACCAGGTGAAAATTGGACAATTTCTTAGTTGCTTTACACAGTTGCATTTGGATAACGCTCCACCAGCATACCAACACCCTGGAAAAAAGTAATATTGAAAACGTTTGGAAAAGGAATTGCTGGAATGTAACTTTCtcgtgttttttcctttcatttgtttttctatcAAATGTTCTTACCTGACCACCAGCAGCACAGGCAGTGATGCAGGCAAACTGGCCATCTTCCTTCACAAGGCGGTGAGCAGCATGCATCAGGAGACGAAcacctgcaattttttttttttttttttcctttatacatCAGTCCAATTCTAcactatagaaaatataaattgaaCTGTATATACAAATGAAATCTTTAAAACATTTCTCAAAGAAATTACTTCTAAACCCAAAAATCTTGAGAACTCACCTGTGGCACCAAATGGATGTCCAATAGACAGTGAGCCACCCCAGTTGTTCAACTTGCTCATGTCAGGAGCCCCCACCTTTTCCGAGCGTCCCTGGTAGGTTTTAGCAAACCAGTCGGAGTCCATGGCCTTCATGTTAGCCAGGATCTGTCCAGCAAAGGCTTCATGGACCTCCCATACATCAATGTCAGATGGTTTCAGGCCAGCCATCTCAAGAACCTTAGGTAAAATATTATGAAGATTTTAATTCCAGTCCTTATTTTTTCATCACAATAAAATATCAATACACAAGTAGTAGTAAGAACCCCTATCAAAAATAGGTGAGAACATCAGGGGAAGGTGAAattgtgatgattgatgatggatgatgatgacgatacttCTCGTCGTTCAACAAAAATCCTCCACTTTTAGCATTACATTACCTTTGGTGTGGCATAGGTGGGTCCAAGCAGGAGCTGATCTTTGGGGTCCTGAGATACATAGGTGAAGTCACGAAGGTAGGCCTTTGGCTTCCATCCCATCTCCTTAGCCTTCTCCTCTGTACAGATCAATGCAGCAGAAGCTCCATCAGTCTGCAAGAGGATGTAccattgtatgtataaaaaaatacacattttcacatttgtttggcttttttttattttttacttcataaTTATAGCCCATAAGCATCTTGAGAACACTTATCTTAACAAATGCAATAaagttataaaagtaatataattagtACTCTAAAAAAAGGCATTCAACATGCAGTATAATTTTCCTAACTCAAACATGTAATGAAAAGCacacattttatttcattctttcatgtaaatgaaatgcataacatatattagatataaagttGGACTATTAGATGAGCATACTTTTATTAAAGGAATAAAATATTCTTATTAGCATCTTGCTTTTAAGCTGTCAACATAGATGTCACTGACTGAGTatcaagtttttattttatgtatttgcttATTCTAAAAATCACTCAAAATTGACAATTTTACTGCCTACAACTGAATCTTCCTGCTTCAGCCAATCTCCCTTCTAACTGGATAATGATGTAATGGGAATGGCTGAGGTGTACTTTGGAATGCAATATCCTATATGGTTTTTGATATCTTACATTGTGGTGTTATTGCTACCCAATATAAGTACAAATGACAAATAAGTACAAATGCAAGAAAATAACCAAGGTAGGAGAGAAATGCATCTTGCAATTCATTAAATGTTTACCAACTACTCAATTCCTGTCACATGAAAGGTGCCATATAGGCCATAACCACTGGAAAAGAAGCCTTAGGTGTAGCTGATAGTCTCATTCCTATTAGTGCTAATGTTatactgaaaatgaaaatattaacagaaatgaaaataaatacaaagaacaGTCTGAAGAGGTAATTCGGCATTTGTGGAGCAATCAATGTGCAAAGAAAAGTAACGAGACAAATCTACAGTGGAAGGTGTCATCAATGAGTTAAACAGAACGTTCTGCACAGAgtaaaaaagtttaatataaaaGTTGGCATCCTACTGTACTTGAGAAAACACCACTGCAATCCATTCACAGGAAGACACTTACATTATTAATCAATGAAACTTAAATGAAACATCAATAGACACCAGGGTAATCTGTCAGTGATAATACTCAGGACtgattacttttcctttttctttttctttcttttaacaacCTTCAAACAACAATGGTAAAAGTGATTGAGTGCATGGTAATCATGCACCCAAGAGTAAAGTCTACAAATTCTTCTTTTCTAGAGCAAACACATTATCTTGAGGGAACTAACTACACAAAATGTAAGCCAGGGCAGCACCCACCAGGTATGATGCATTTGCAGCAGTAATAGTGCCATGAGGCTTGACAAATGCAGGTCGGAGTTTTGCCATTTGTTCTGGAGTAGAAACCCTGATGCCATTGTCTTTATCCACAACCTGATCCACTCCTGGCACCTTGAATGGCACCAAGTCAGACAGATGTCCAGCTTGCTGAGCCTTGTGGGCAAGGGTGTGCGAGCGGAGGGCAAACTCGTCTTGCTCTTCTCGGGACACCTGTGGAATGAGTAAGTCAAGTCTTCAACAGTTAAGAGGTCTGGGGTGAACTATCCataggacagggggaggggattcAAACTTATTATTTTAGGTTTCTCATTTATAAAGACTTTGAACTTTACAAATTGAAAATTGGATTATTAAACTATCCTGCCTTTTGCTGTAGCAAAAAgattattaaccctttcccgacgggtagtattcacaGTGGACCAGGCCTCGctgcttatatcgtcgccctagcatgcgcgaccacttattccaaataccagcatcccatgctgtttcttcataatactacaaagatatgttgtattttcagttttcattattttctaaagtctctacttgccatacttcctgataaaccgagactgaagggtatttttgttgttatatagactccatagttgatcattattcagtctatagtctgaataaaataagcagtgtgcagcatcatggagttgaaattgtcagtttgttgcattttatttttattattatttttttttaatagtaaaaatgagaatgttaaaaacgacttaatcacactttcagtggcaggaaaataatattttgccgtgattataaaaaaaaaaaaaaaaaaaaaaaaactcatggcaagtccatacatacaccatggcatgtacatacatgcccccggcagatagacccgccatgccatggcatgtgcgtacatgccacccgtggACAAAGGGTTAATTGCTACAAGGAGGTTACACCCCAACATCTGTAACTCAATTTTTCAGGTAAAATATTTGGTAGGCCTAAGAAGATGAAGTTCAACAAAACTGCTCACATGAAGATAAGAAATTAAGATTTTGACCATAAATCCCACCAACCCTGTTTTGGTAATattttgacaataataaataaatgaaacagataaataaattagtaataagCAAAAACTACTAGTAATATCCAgacaattaaataaatgaatagataaataaatgaattgataataaacacaaataactGGACATTTCACGATTCTAAAACTTGGAGGATGAACTTAGCAAGGTACTTGTAtgctcccaaaaaagggaaaacaaaaggaaaactgtTTTAGGGAGTTATTCTTTTACCAAGGAAAACAAGTTACTAGAAGCTatgacattttaatatttcttcaaTAATAATGGTGGCTACCCAATAAAACCACTCTCTGCTGttgctataaagaaaaaaaaagtaaatcaataactaaatcaataaataattaacaCAATTCAGACATTTTACATGACTCTGAAGtattaggggaatttttttttttggggggaggcatCACTtcaaagataatataaaacaagATATGGCCCTAGCATATAAGTAATGTGAAAGACTCAATTACATTTCTAAAGACACTTGTTTATTTACTCTGCAGGAATTCATGACTTTTAGTAACTGCTTaattagatatgtttttttttttttttttttttttttttttttttttgtgggcacTGCATTAACATTTATGTTGATTAATCTTTGggttaagaataagaataagaataagaataagaagaataagaataataagaagaataagaataagaagaataagaagaataaaaagaataagaataataataataagaagaataagaataagaataagaagaataagagaataagaataagaataagaataataagaataagaataagaataagaataagaataagaagaaacaacaacaacctgTTTAACTTATCTTACCTCAAAAGCAGCAGCCAAACGATCAGCAGAATGACCCATGGTTTCGTTGGTTGAAAATTCAGCCACAGCAGGCAACTCGGGAATGAAATGCTTCATAGACAGCTGGGAAGCCAAGCTTAGACGTGCACCTGTAAATAAAGTGAGCATGTAGCAAATGTAGAATTCATTCATTACTCAGGTTTTGAAAATGTTTCATTAAGGTACATTTACAAAGGCAGACCCACTCCAActcgatgaaaatcctagttggtaaTTTCCCAGCTAAGCCCTTGACACATcaccttcattcttttttttcttttttctttttaccattgttataaccattttcaaagaaaatcctCTGAAATAACACCATAAAATATCACACAAACTGTTGGACTCAAAAAGTGGGTGGAGCTAATGGCATCACACTTAgctacatacataattatttgtataattttcttGCTATTGTTACACTTATAAAAGTAAAGCCAAAATTCTGCTCTTTGGTCTATGATAACTAAGAATTCCATAGCATTAACAGCCATCAGAATACTCATgggaaaaagtcaatttcattttttggttCAGTAGGCTCAATGGAAGTGGAGGTAACTGGTTATACCATGGTAGCACAGATAACTGAGTTTAGACCTAAGTAGAATTTCCTTATTTGTGTTTAGCTAAAGAAAATTCTAGATACAAGTTGGATACTTTACTGTGCTTTTGCATTCTACAATGTCTAATTGCCAGGTGACAAGATGTGTGCCAGGTGGCAAGATCCATGCCAAGTGCAGTCAGCTTGCTCCAAATTGTCCcacttaaccctttcccaacgggtagtattcatagtggcccgggccccgctgccgggggcttatatcgtttcCCTAGCCCcttgccgggggcttatatcgtctcCCTGGCATGAGCGGTTGCGCACCCTGAGCGCAACCGCTCATGccaaagtctctacttgccatgcttcctgataaatcaaggcTGAAGGATACTTCTGTTGTTGTacagactccatagttgatcattattcagtctatagtctgaataaaataagctgtgtgtggcatcatggagttgaaatcgtaggtttgttgtaatttttttttttttttttttgtatagtaaaaatgagtgttaaaaacgacttaatcacactttcagtggcagaaaaatattttgctgtgattgtgacaaaaaaaaactcatggcatgtccatacatacaccatggcatgtacatacatgcccccgacagatagtccagccatgccaccCGTGGGCAAAGGGTTAACAAAGCCTTGTTTTATCCTCAATTACTGGAAAGTCAAAATTGCTATTCATAAACATTCTCCAAAATCTTCAAGTTTTTGCTTATAGTAGTAAAGTATGCACATGCACTCCagtgcatgcataatatataatatgcaactgATGCGACAAAAAAAGCCCAGCTAATCTGTCTCACAAGAACAATCACTGCTGGGAAGGATACAGAGTCAAGACTGCAGTAGTAGGAACCTTGCTTAACATGCCAAAAGGAGATCACTCACCCATAGTCTTAGCCCTGTTCAATTTTAGCATAAGACCTCGCATCTTCCTCGAATGACGGATGGGTACATCTGACATGAACTCCACTCCTCCGGCAATGCATGCATCATACACGCCAGCATGCATAAATCCGGCACCTTCAGGAAAAATAAAGGTAAgtttattaatacatacattatacttcAAGGAAGGAGGCAGTTTCATTAGTTTTATTCAGACAGTTTTATTATTAGTCTGCCCTTATCAAAATTGTAATTAACAAACTAAATATAGTTATCTAAGGTCAAATCTACAattaatcaatatcatcaaaaACAAGTTTAATGGAAAATCAAGATACCTGACCTTAAAATAACTAATCCCAATATGCTCTGAGATTCTGATTTATCAAAAACTTCTTTATTCTGATCATCATTAGAATCAGTTGCACATCAAGCCCAGGCATTAAAGGGTCTGTCATTgaaatttttagtcttttttttttttttttttttttttattcagaaaaagagagagatttggcaACACTGCCCTAGATTGTGCCAGACTTTGGTAGagatataatgaaaaatcatGACAATGGCCTTTTTCCTCAATGCATACAGGAGGTCAGCAGACAAagctaataaaaattttatgaatttttactgTAAAATTACGTCAAAGTTATGTCCTCATAGAATTCACTATGCCAACAGCTATACAGAGTGGTACTACGTGTATGGAAACAattaaaccacttttttttttttttctctctctctctctttttttctttttatataactttGTAAATACTTGTACCATTTAATTCATCTATACTGCAGTTAGTAGAGTAGAAAGTATGGTAATTTTGGTatcaattaaatttattttttgtatagattTTGAATAATATTGGCAAAGaattttctgaaaattttaaCTCAAATACTAGAACTAATAAAaggagtataaaaaaaatattggtacaacttctagataatatataaatataattttcttttttttatttattgacagTTATtatgaaagtttatatatatatagcccaataGTATGgggtgaaaaattaaaaatgcattttttactTCAGTTATTTATAACATCCCTCTAATACTACTAACCAGGGGGGGAGAGGTCCCATACTAAGGGTACCCTGATTTGGTGGTGATAGTTCCCTAAAGAAAGCCACATTTTTTCTCAATAAACTGAAAAAGCATCATTAATAATGTCAAAGAAATTAGAAACTCACAGGTAGTAAGAGCTTGATTAGAAGAGATGCATGCCATGGTGACAGTGTGTGCCGGAATCCTGTCGGAAAACCCAGCCCCAAGAGCAGCTTCTCTGGCAACGTTGGAGGTCTTGACTTCCTGAATGACCGTGCCCATAGTGATATAGTCCACTGCTGTCTTGTCAAGCCCAATGCGAGTCACCAATCCTCTGAAGTGCCATTTTaggttcttttaaaaatataatatatgtacacatacaattgatatataaattatcttgTATGAACGAAATACCTATTACATGTTGAtcttatgaatataaatgtaaatcttATGAGTATAAATCTACGTGTTTAACTTATCCTACCTCATTAACTTATcttgtttcatatataattttgatgGGCCATCCCCACTTTTGGGGGCAGCACCCccaaaaagtcagaaaaaaattaCTCTTTTTGGACACTGCCCAGGACCATCCCAGATGTTCGCTTCACGtagcggactcccgcgcccactgtctggCCGTTGCCAGATATCACTAGATTTTAATTGATCTCGGTGAATTCTTATGCCCGGCAATAACGGGTTAATCATCCTCATTTAATAGTAGTAAACCCATTTTTACAAAAAGATAAACAGTTgccccagataaaaaaaaaaaattattgatatttgtgAAACATGTCTGTTGGGCATGGTAAACCATTACAATGTTGGCATTCACTCATTTGAGCACATTATCTTTGCACATAAGTGAACAATATGATCGGACACCTGAGTGGGGTCAGTATTTTCCGTATTTATGGTACGTTTGACCAGCAGTAGCATCCTCAGGTTGCATATTTTTACTGGAAAGCATGAAAAGGTTGCGCTAGCTGTATCAACTCTTTATGTAGCAAATGCATAAGACCCATTTCAAAAttccatatagtttttattttagagCAGGTATCACTGTGTACTACCatcaccataaaataataaacatttcacttatttttccgaAGTTCAAAATCCTATCGAAGTGCTCATTACAATGGAAATGACAAATttcaaattaaaacaaatttgccAACAGTGGACAGTAACAGCTATTAGAATGCACCACAGTGTCTTGATGGAAAGCATATTTcttgtataaatgtacacaactCACAGTCTTGATGGAAAGCATATCTCTTGTATAAATGTacttaactcaaaaaaaaaaaaaattactatttcttCATacattgtgattttcattttttgatattgGTATAAAAGTGTTCTTTGGACATTCACAAACTCTTATCTATGTGCAATGTCATTTTCAAATGCCATATGCACAGTTATAAGcaaaagtccatacaggtgtacctGGCGCTAATTACCTGCTTCCATATTTACCTGTTGATGCTATGGCCTTGTGCCTCCCAAGAAGTAACCATCTTGGTTCAAACAGTCGTTTGGTAATTTCCTCATTTTTGTACATATAACATAGGCTAGCTAAGCCGGTTAGAACTTTGCCTCCCTTCATTTGGGACGGTCCCTTTAACACTGGGcattttccaattttccttttctacatttcttGAAGATTCTTTTCTTCACATGAATTATTTCATTATGACATTTACACATTTCCCAGATAACCTTGATACTTCTTCCTTAAACTAGATTAACTCATTCAGGAAGTACTTAAACAAAATACTATTGTAATAATATGTACAGTAAAAAGAATTTGCAACAAATTTATTGTAtctgaaataaaatacaaatatttgtttattttataaataaataaatgtgtatattatatacatatatacatatatatatatatttatttatatatatatatatatatatatatatatatatatatataaaagtaagccAAATACCACCTCCAATACTAATATGCAAATACTAAACCTTACTTGAGAACTTGTCGTGCAAGGTCATGTGGCATCAGCTTGTTATACTGGGTGCCAGACATGAGGAAAGGCGTGCGCACTCCATCCACCAGCACAATGTTCTTCATCCCTGGCTTAGCAAGTGATGACTTTGTCTTGGCCACAGCCAGCTGAGGAGCAGATGTGCCAAGGGCTCTTGTCCCAACtgtaatagatataaatgaataaattaaaaagtacaaaaataaaaatactaattaatacCTAAAGAGGAATAGCTTgccattaaaaacatataaacttTATAAATTTGTTGTTTAATGACAATGTCAAATATAGAAACTGGTCATATTTTTAACTGGGTTCCCAGCAACATTGGCATTCTAGGGAATTAATTTCATGACAGACTGGCTATGTGTGGAAAGGAGCAGAGCCACACATTATATCATAAGCTCTTCAGTTTAGATTGGGAACTGCAGAACAGATTTATCTTTAGCACCATACATGGGCAGTGAGCCCTTCCCTTGACTAACTCATACAAATGccacaaaatatgaaatataattactCACTAGAATTATACATCAAGAGGTTTGTGGGTTATATGCTGCAACCTGGTTGTACTGTATGACAAAGTGCAAGCAAATGCCCTTCCTTACTCATATCTCAACACTGAACTGCTGAGGGGGTTTGTCAGTTACTGCCATGCCTACAAGCAGTGATGATCAAAGAGTCTGCTTTAGAAAGTGGAAAAGCTTCAAATAATTGCTTCTTGTAAAGACAAGCAACTGCtaccatatatattttggcaCTTGTTCCTTATTCAATTATAAATTGCCTGGTATGTTTACAAACTACTTGTTTCCTTACTTTGTGGGTGTGCTTTGGCTAGAATGCTGAAAGGTACAGAGGCTCTGGCAATTGTTTGACCATCATTAACTCTAATCACtgctataatcattgttataaatatttctttGCAGACTTGAAATACTACAGCCCATTCAATATGGATAACATGTTACCTGCAATACAAGAACTTCACAATAAAAGAATGCATTGATGCCTTTAATGTTTAAGTTATTTTGTAATACCAATATTCCTTCATAGTCATGAATAtgcctgtgtaaatatataagaaGTATCAGGAGAGGCTGTAGTTATAAAATTTGAACAGGTATAAGTAGGAGCCaaatagaaaaatgtaaaattgaggAGTAAAAATTGCCTATGTAATCTGAAATTGTTTATGCATCTCTATTAATCCAACCAACAACCTTGCAGATTTCAAAAAATCCCCCAGTTGTAAGCAAGGAAAGACTGGGCCAACACCCAATCACCATGGATAACATTTATTGCaacatttttaatgttattttatgccatcacagattattttaaaaattagtgaGACTAGATTTGTCCTCTCTTTGTGAGTGtccttatattttcaatattattatgtaaatatatactgaaaataCAGTTTCTAAGgtaaaatattgtcattattattattatggtcactataaaagtaaaaataatggtagaGCCATGGTAATTTTTTAATGAAGGAACTGcaattcctaaattttttttgcaatgttgCTTTGTAATCTATAATCTAAGAAGCACATTTAGCATTTCTGTGTATTCATATAACCAATGAAAATATTTTGAAGCCAACCTTGATACATTTAGCTCTGAATAGCATCACTGAAAGGAGCCAACACAAAGTGGGTGGTTGGAGGGTTCTGGGATCAGGGTTAGATCTGGCAGTTAGATCCTGGACTTCATGCATTTGCCATTGGCTCCATGTCTTCAGCACTTTAGAAGATAAACTCCAGCATGTATATTCTGGCAAAACAAAGTTTTGAAATTTGATCCCAATTAGCAAACCAGTCCAAGACCTATTTGCTGGTCCTGCTGGAGTGCTGAAGGTGTAGAGGCCATACAATCAGAGTAAATCTCACACCAGAAATATTTATCCCATACTACAACCTAATACAGCAAACTAAAATTTAAGgctccctttccctgttttgGAACCCTTTTAAGAAATATGGTATTCCAGAATGCAACTTCCACTGTCCCACACCTTAAAAACCctttcaagtgtgtgtgtttactgaaaTGTTTAATGTTAGCTGGAGGGAAGCCGTACATgaacccttttctctttttcctttaaagTATCTTCAGAACTATATACAAGTTGAAACTGATTCCAGAAtgctagaaaataaaaacaaggcaaaAGTTTCAACAATCCTacaatcacttttttttaaacagtacaAACTACACATCATTTACCTGCCGAAAACAATTCATCTTTCAATTAATAGTATAGTTACACTACTTGATAAATTACAGAAATAGggctaaatattacatatatgtatgaatacacatacataaatatacatgtataaatatatacatatacatgtatatatacatatatatacacatacatatatacatacatatatatatacatatatatacttacatacatatatatatacatatacatacatacatacatatacatacatatatatatacacacacatatatacataaatatatatatatatacatatatatacataaatatatatatacatatatacataaatatataatatatacataaatatataacataaatacataatatatatatacatatatatacataaatatatacattatataataatatacatacacaaacacacacatacactat is a genomic window containing:
- the LOC119576310 gene encoding trifunctional enzyme subunit beta, mitochondrial-like, translated to MALVKACSRSALLDSLRNVGTRALGTSAPQLAVAKTKSSLAKPGMKNIVLVDGVRTPFLMSGTQYNKLMPHDLARQVLKGLVTRIGLDKTAVDYITMGTVIQEVKTSNVAREAALGAGFSDRIPAHTVTMACISSNQALTTCAGFMHAGVYDACIAGGVEFMSDVPIRHSRKMRGLMLKLNRAKTMGARLSLASQLSMKHFIPELPAVAEFSTNETMGHSADRLAAAFEVSREEQDEFALRSHTLAHKAQQAGHLSDLVPFKVPGVDQVVDKDNGIRVSTPEQMAKLRPAFVKPHGTITAANASYLTDGASAALICTEEKAKEMGWKPKAYLRDFTYVSQDPKDQLLLGPTYATPKVLEMAGLKPSDIDVWEVHEAFAGQILANMKAMDSDWFAKTYQGRSEKVGAPDMSKLNNWGGSLSIGHPFGATGVRLLMHAAHRLVKEDGQFACITACAAGGQGVGMLVERYPNATV